The Coriobacteriia bacterium genome includes the window CACATGTGTTCAGGGCGGCTGTCACACTGAGTCGTCCGCCGCACCGATGCACGCCTCGGCTACGTCGGGCCATGTGACCTCAGCGACAAATGACCCGTGTTTCGCGAGTGGCTGTCACGCAGCCAGCAACCTGGCTGCACTGCACGCCAATGCAACAAACACCGTGGCTGAGCCGGCTCGCTTCTCCTGCATGATCTGCCACTCTGAGGGAGTTCCGACCATCGACGACTGCACCAACGTCGCGTGCCACGCCGACAAGGCCGAGAGCCATTACGTCGCGGCAGACCACCTCGCTTCACCGGTCGCCGAGACGATCTCGATCCTGGGCAACTCGTACGGCTCGCACGCGTGCGCCGACTGCCATGATCTGTACCTCGGAGCAGTGCACTCGGAGCCCACAGCCAGTTCGAGCGACGACGGATGTGCCGCGTGCCATCCAAGTGCCGCTGCAAGTCTCGCGGGTGGCTGGACAGGCACCTGCGTGCAGGCCGACTGCCACGTTGTCTCTACATCCAACGCCAAGCACGCCGGTATCGATCCAGCGCATGAGACCCTCTCGGCCAACAGCACCTGCTTCTCGGCTGTGTGTCACGCGTCGAGCAACCTGGCCGCGCTACACAGCCTGGCGACCACCATGGTCGCTGGCCAGACGCGGACGTCGTGCGAGATCTGCCATGCCGACGGCTCTCCCACGAACAAGGACTGCACCGCGCCAGCCTGCCATGGCTCCTTCGAGCCCCCACATCGCGACCCGGCGACGGATGCCGCGCACACGACCAGCACGACTGGTTGCGACACCTGCCACAGTGCCGTACTGCCGACCGAGCATGAGCTACATCCCGCGAGTGGAACCAAGTACGACTGCACCATCTGCCATGGTTCTGGGGCGCGTCCCGACGCACAGGCCGCGGTTACTGCCGGGGATACCGCTTGCACAGCGTGCCACGCAGCACCGGAAGACATCCCGGCACACGCTGACATCGCCAATAGCTGCACATCGTGTCACGACACCTTCCCGGCCGAGCACCCAATCACGGGTTGCGAATACTGTCACACGAGCGGATGGGACAACCCGAGGGGCGATCACGGTGAGGAGACGCCCAACCCGAGCTGCACGGGTGACGACAACCCGTACAACAACGAGTCGGGGGTGTGTCACTCCTACGACCACGGCAGATTCACCTGCTTCAGCTGCCACAACACAAGCAACCCGCAGTTGCCTCAGCACTGGACGCCGGTCCAGTAGCCGCGGGTTATCATTGCAGCGCAGGAAGGGCCGCCATCTGGCGGCCCTTCTCGTATGCGCAACAGGCTGCGGTGACGTCGTGCTGCTACGCGCGCTCCCGCTGCGCGAATCCCGGCTCGAGCCGCTCAATCGCCTCGGAGGCGCAGCTCACATCGCCGTGCAGCGCGCATTCGATGAGCGCTCGGATCTCCGCGTCGAAACCGGTGTCCGGCGTCGCTGCGCGTTCGACGCGCAGAATCTTGTCGCGCTCGGTGGGTAGCAGCGTCTCGGACTCGGTGACGAGCGTCTCATGCAGCTTCTCGCCGGGCCGCAGGCCGCTGAACTCAACGTCGGCGGGCACGCCGGAGAGCGCGATCATCTTGCGGGCGAGGTCGACGATCTTGACCGGTTCGCCCATCTCCAGCACAAAGATGTCGCCCGGTTCACCGATGGCCTGCGCTTGCAGGACGAGGCGCGAAGCCTCGGGGATGGTCATGAAGTATCGCGTGACGTCGGGGTGGGTCACGGTAAGCGGACCGCCGTGACGCAACTGCTCCTGGAAGATCGGCACTACGGACCCGCGACTTGCGAGCACGTTGCCGAAGCGCACGGCGACCGCGTGCAGTTTGCCTCGGCGGGTGGCGTCGAGCATCTCGCGTTCCGCCAGCGACTTCGTCAGCCCCATGATGTTGGCGGGTGCGACCGCCTTGTCGGTCGAGATGAGCACGAATCGCTCGGTGTCGTGGCGTTCACACGCCTCGATGACCTGCAGCGTGCCGAGGACGTTGGTCTTGATGGCCTCGGCGGGGGCGATCTCCATCAGCGGTACGTGCTTGTAGGCGGCCGCGTGCAGCACGACGTCCGGGCGGTGCTCGCCGAAGACCGCATCGAGCCGCTCGACGTCTCGGATGTCGCACACGCACATCACCGGTGGCTGCGGGTCGATGAGCCGCAGCTCAAGCCACAACTCGTAGAGTCGCGTTTCGTCGATCTCGATAAGCAGGAGCTTGGCCGGCGACATCGCCATGATCTGCCGGCACAGTTCGCTGCCGATCGAGCCGGCGGCGCCGGTGACGGCGACCACCTTATCGGCGAGCGTCGATCGGACTTGGTCCACGTCGATGCGCGTGGGCTCCCTGCCGAGAAGATCCTCGACGTCGACTCCACGCAGGTCGCGCAGGCTGACGGAGCCCTTCGCGATGACCAGTGCGGGCATGATCCGCGTCTGTACGTCGGAGTCGGCGGCTTCGTTCAGGATGCGTCGCACCGTTTCGCGCGGCGCCGACGGCATCGCGACCATGATCTCCTGGACGTCGCGCTCGGCCACGATGCGTTCGAGTTCACTCGTCGCCCCGAGCACGTGCACGCCACCGATTGTTCGCCCGCGCAACACGGGTCGGTCGTCGAGGAAGCCGATGACGGTCAGGCCGAGGTCCGGTCGGCTCTGTATCTCGCGCAGTAGCAACGATCCCGCGCTCCCTCCGCCCACGATCAGGACCCTGCGCCCCGAGCCGAAGCGCGACGAGCGCACGTACATGAAGATGCGCGCAGCCATCCGCACCGCAGACGCGCCGAGAAAGACGAGGAGTGCCTGAATCATCAGCACGCCGAGAGGCACCGGGCGTATCACGCTCTCGCGCACGAGGAGCGCATCCGCGAGCACGAGAATGCCGGCTCCTACCGTGACGGCGCCGGAGAGTTTGAGGAGCGTGTCGACGCCGACGTAGCGCAGCACCAGCCGATACAGGCCGAACAGCGCGAAGAGGCCGACGTAGACCACGATGGCCGCGAGCGCGAGCGGGGTGGTCCACTGCGCGAACTCGGGAGGCACGATGCCCTCAAAGCGCGCGTAGTAGCCGCCGACTGTGGCGATGACGATGACGGCGATGTCGAGGATGACGAGCACGCCGTTCCAGAGGCGGCCGGTCGCCCTCACGCGTGCGAACGCGCTCTGCCGATCGCTCATGCGGACGCCACCTCGAGGACTTTGCGAACTGCCGTGATCGTATCGTCGATATCGGCGTCTGCGAGTGTGGGGTGGAGAAGGAACGCGAGTGATGTCTCGTGTACCTGCGCAGCGTTGGGGAGGCGTGTCGCGGGCGCGAGTCCTGCCGCAATGAATGCCTGCTCGCGGTAGATCTCGGCGCACCCGCCGTAGTGGGCGGGGATGCCCTCCGCCGAGATTGCGGCAGCGACGCGGTCGCGATCCCATCCGGGCGCAAGCGACTCGGGCACCACGTATGCGTAGAGCCGATACCACGCGTGCTCGCAGTCGAGCTCGGGGATCGGGATGTGGAGCGACTTGATGCCGCTGAGACCCGCCGCCAGCCTGGTGGCGTTGCGCGTGCGCACCGCATGCCAGTCGGGCAGCTTCGAAAGTCCGACGCGACCGATGGCGGCAGCGAGCTCATCCATCCGCCAGTTGGAGCCAAACGAATCGACCATCCACTTGAACATGCCCGGCTCGGACATGAAGGCCGCATCGTTGACCTTTTCGTACGACTTGCCGTGGTCCTTGTACGACCACGCGCGCCGATGCGCTTGCTCGTCGTCGAGCAGCAGCATGCCGCCCTCGCCGGTCGGAAGCACCTTCTCCTGACAGAATGAGAACGCCGCCGCGTGGGTGCCGAGCGAGCCAATCGGTCGCCCACGATAGAGGGCGCCATGTGCCTGTGCGCAGTCCTCGATAACGACGAGACCGCGTTCCTCGGCGAGAGCGAGTATCGGGTCCATGTCGACCGGCCGCCCGCCGAGATGCACGGGGATGATCGCGCGTGTTCGGTCGGACAGTACGGCCCGCACGGTCTGCGCCGTCAGGCATGAGCTGTCGGGGTCGATGTCTGCGCACACCGGTCGCGCGCCCACAGCCACGACGGCGCTGGCGGTTGCGATGAATGTGCGTGCCGGCACCACAACCTCATCGCCGGGACCGATTTCGAAGGCTCGCAGCGCAAGCTCGAGCGCGAGCGTGCCGTTCGCGACGGCGATGCCGTGGGCACGGCCGAGGGTCTGGGCGTACTCGGCCTCGAAACGCCGGCACTGCTCGCCGGTCCAGTAGCTGAGCTTGCCCGAGCGCAGGACGGCTGTGACCGCAGCGACCTCCTCGTCACCCGGTGCGGGCCACGAGGGGAGCGGTGTGGTGCGGACGGGGGTTCCGCCGTCGATTGCGAGCATTTCGGTCACGTCAGCTCTCCGAGCCGTGCAGTGGTTTCGCGGGCACGCCGGCGTACGTGGCGCTCGCGGGCACGTCGTCGACGACCGTAGCCCCCGCACCCACCGTCGCCCAGTCTCCCACCGAGCGCAGAGGAATCACCGAGCAGCCCACTCCGAGCAAGACGCCCTCGCCCAAACGAACGCCGCCGCACAGCGCGCTTCCCGGACCCACGTGGGCGTGGGCGCCGATCGCGCAGTCGTGGTCGACAGAGCAGCCCGTGTTCAGTATCGAGTTGACGCCGACCGTGGCATCGACATTGACGATGACGCCAGGCGCGATGAAGGCGCCTGCGCCGATGGTGACGTCGGTTCCGATGATCGCCGAGGGGTGGACCACCGCGGCCGGGGTCCTGCCCGCTGCGACGTTCTCGGCAAAGAGGGCAGCGCGCTGACGGTTGTCACCCACGGCTACGATGAACGCGTCGGCGTCGATACCGTCGGCTGTTGCGCTGATGGGCACGCCGAGCACGTCGGGACGCTCGCGCGGCGCACCGATCACGCCAACGACGTCCCATCCCGCATCGCGGGCGGCGTCGATGACGACCTTTGCGTGGCCTCCGGCACCTACGACGAGCAGCTTCACGAGCCCTCCCGATCGCCCTGTCGCGGCTCGCTGCCCGCGAAGGGCTCCATGGTCGCATGGCCTTTCGCCGATACTCCCTCGCGTGCGAAGACCGTCGTGACGGTCATGGCGAGGATCCGGCAGTCGAGCGCGAACGACCGATTGTCCACATACCAGACATCCATCTCGAAACGCTCATCCCACGAGACCGCGTTTCGCCCGTTGACCTGCGCCCATCCCGTGATTCCCGGGCGGACTTCGTGCCTGCGGGCCTGCCGGTCATTGTAGCGCGTGAGGTACTCGGTCAGTAGCGGGCGGGGGCCCACGATGCTCATATCTCCGAGAAGCACGTTGGCGAGCTCCGGCAGCTCGTCGAGCGATGTCGCGCGAAGTGCTCGGCCGAAGCCCGTGAGGCGCTCGGCATCGCTCGCCACGGCATCGACATCGCCCTGTGCGTTCGGCACATCTCGCATCGTGCGGAACTTGTACAGCGTGAAGACGCGGCCATTCTGACCCGGGCGTTGCTGGGCGAAGAGGACCGGCGACCCGAGCTTCGCGCGGACGAGAACTGCCAGCACCAGCAGCACCGGGCTGAGTACGATGAGCAGCACTCCCGATGCGATCGCATCAAGGGCGCTCTTCACGGTGTCATACACGCGATGCGAGCGCTTCACGGTACAGCTCCTCGTAGGCGTCGATGATGCGGGGGAGTGCGTACTCAGCAACGGCGCGCTCGCGACCTGCGTGACCGCGGCGCGCGGCTTCGTGCGGATCTCGCACGGCCGCCGAGATTGCGGCAGCGAGTGATGCCGGGTCGTTCTTGTCGGCGAGCCAGCCGGTGTCAGGTGTGATCGCATCGGCGATGCCCCGCGTGTCGGTGCCGATGACGGGCTTGCCCGCAGCCATGGCCTCAAGCACGCTGCGGTTGAGTCCCTCACGCTCGGAGCAGAGCATGAGCGCGTCGCTCGCGGCCAGGAGCGTCGGGACGTCTCGGCGGTATCCGATCCAGCGGATCCGCGTCTCGATGCCGAGCGCCATCGCCTGCTCGCGCAGCCGTGACTCGAGAGGGCCGTCACCGGCGAGCACGAGCACCACGCGCGGATCGTCGACGAGCGAGAGCGCCTTGAAGGCGTGCTCATGCCGCTTCACCGCACCGAACTCGGCGATCATCGTGAGCACGAACGCATCGGCGGGCAGGTCGAGCTTCTCTCGAAGCGCGGCGATCTCCGCGTCGCTTGCCGCGGTCGGACCGTACGCGTCGACGTCGACACCGATGCCGGGAATGAGCCGAACGCGCTCAGGATCGATGGTGCCGAAGTCGCGTGCAGCGGAGAAGTCCTCGGCGTTGATGGTCACGAGGTAGTCGGTCCACGCCGCTGCGGCACGTTCAAGCCGCTCGTACACCGCGTTGCTTGTCGGTGCACCGCCGCGGTAGAAGTGGAAGCCGTGTGCCGTGTAGATCACGGCGGGTCGCTCGGCGCGCGGGCGACCGCGTAGCGCATAACGCGTTACGAACGCCGCAATGGGCGTGTGTACGTGCACGATGTCGTAGTCGCCCGCCTCGACGACGCGGCGTATTGCTGCCGCGGTGCCGCTGACGTTGCCCAAAGCGAGCGGGTTGCGACTCCATCCGATGTCGAAGTGCTGGTCGTATTCCGTGGCGATGGTCTCGGCGCGCGTCGCACCGTTCGCGAGCGCGTCGATGCGCCAGCCCTGCGCGCGAAGGTGTTTGGCGAACGGCACGAGGAACGCCTCGAGCGTGATCGGGACCGTCGTGACGAACAGAGCCGCTCGGCCGCGGTCGCACAGGTGCTCGTCGCTGCTCAAGCGGGTCGTCACCTCTCAGGCTCGTCGGTGGATAGCAGTGGGCGCGAAGATGCACCGCCGCCATTCTAGCGCGTGCGTGGCACGCTGGTCGCAGTGTTGTAGCCTGTTGGCGCAGCACATAGAGTGGGTGCGATACAGACGCTTAACACGATCTTCGCCTGACGCATCCCGCACGACACGGAGGACTCTTGACTATCGATCTCGCAACCAAGCGCGTCATGGTCACCGGTGGCGGTGGCTTCCTCGGCTCGTTCGTCCTCGAGGCGCTGGCCGCCAGAGGCTGCACCGGCGTCTTCGCCCCGAGAAAGAGCGACTACGACCTTACCCGCGAGAGCGAGATCATCGCAGCGCTCGCCGAGGGACGCCCCGACGTCATCATCCATCTCGCCGCCGTGGTCGGCGGCATCGGCGCGAATCGTGCCGAGCCCGGTCGCTTCTTCTACGAGAACGCGATGATGGGTATCCAGCTCATCGAGCAGGCGCGCCTCGCGGGAGTTGGCAAGTTCGTGTGCCTGGGCACTGTGTGCGCCTATCCCAAGTTCACCCCGGTTCCGTTTCACGAGGAAGACCTCTGGAACGGCTATCCCGAGGAGACCAACGCACCGTACGGTCTGGCGAAGAAGGCGCTGCTCGTGCAGCTGCAGGCGTATCGGCAGCAGTACGGCATGGACGGCGTGTTCCTGCTCCCGGTCAACCTGTACGGGCCGCGCGACAACTTCGATCCGTTCTCAAGCCACGTCATACCGGCGATCATCCGCAAGTGCGTGGAGGCCCGTGATGCCGGGGCCGACTCGATCACGCTCTGGGGCACCGGAACCGCGAGCCGCGAGTTCCTCTACGCGGCCGATGCCGCCGAGGCGATCTGCCTGGCCGCCGAGCGCTACGACGAGCCTGAGCCAATCAACGTCGGTGCGGGCTTCGAGATCACCATCAAGGACCTCGCCGAGAAGATCGCAGCGCTCACCGGATTCACCGGCGAGCTGATCTGGGATGCGAGCCAGCCCGACGGCCAGCCGCGTCGAAAGCTCGACACTGCACGCGCGATGGACAGGTTCGGCTTCGAGGCGACGACCGACTTCGACACGGGGCTTGCGAGGACCATCGAGTGGTTTGAGGCGAACAGCGCAGATGCCTGAGATGCCTGATACCCGCTACGCGCAACTGCCCGGCCTCGAGCAGCCGCCTCCCGCCAGCGAACGCATCGCCTCGGCCGGTGGAGCGATCAAGCGCAAGGCGACGTTCAGGTCGTTCGTGACGCGCGATCCCGAGTGGCTGATCTGGTTTCGTCGGGTGGTCCTCAAGCGCAAACCGGTGCTGTTCCAGATTGAAGTGCCTATCGTCGACCACTGCACCCTTGACTGCGCCGCCTGTCCGAGCTTCGCGAACCTATGCGAGCCGAGTCTTGCCGATATCGACCAGTTCGAGTCGGACCTTCGGCTCTTGTCGGCGGCGTTCTCGAACGTGCGTCGTGTACAGATCGTCGGCGGTGAGCCGATGCTGCACCCCAAGGTTCTCGAGTTCCTCGCCCGTGCGCGCGCCATCTTCCCTCGTTCGCGAATCTATCTGCGCACCAACGGCACCCTGCTGATGCAGCAGGACGAGCCCTTCTGGGACGCTCTGCGCGCCAGCAAGGTCACGTTGCTCGTGGGGTCCCGGCCGGTCGGGCTGCCGGCGGTAGAGATCGACCTCGCGGGCAAGCAGCGCGGCGTGAAGGTCGAGTGGACGCGCCCCGATCGCGAGCAGGTGCGCGTGCCGATCGACCCGCTTGGGTCGCAAGACGCTTCGGATTCTTTCTCCCGGTGTCGCGGCGTGAACAACCGGCCGATCTTGCGCGACGGCCGCCTCTATCCGTGCGCGTTCGTCGCGTACTCCGAGGTGTTCCGCAGCACGTTCGGGATTCGAGGACTCCAGATCTACCCGACCGACTGGATCAGCATCCGAGACGAGCACGATCCCGAGGAGATATTCGAGTTTCTTCGCGGGCCTGTGCACTGGTGCTCGAACTGTGATCAGAAGGAGCGCGAAGTGGAGGAGTGGCGTGCCTCGAAGCACGTGCTCACGGAGTGGCTGACGAAGCCGCCGACCCGCCGCTAGTCGTTTGCGGTGTTCGTCGTCGAATCCTCGGCGGCGTCGTCCTCGTCGGTGGCAGACAGTAGTCGTGCGAACAGTGACGGTCGCGTCGCGATTGCGATCCATCCCACGCCGACCCCCCACCACAGGGTTGTGATGCGGGTGATGAGCGTCGCAGCTGCGGCATCCGAGGCGTTCATGCCCAGCGCGATGAGGATGCCTGCCATCGACGCTTCGGTCAGACCGATGCCCCCCGGCAGGAAAGTGAACGCGCCCACAAGCGTGGCGATGGCGTAGATGGAGACGGCTGTGACCATCGACAGTTTGAAGAAGCCGAGCGCGGACAGGCAGAGCCCGAATCCGACCCCTTCCAGGCCCCAGGCGACGATTGATGACGGGACGGACCACAGCAGCGTTCGCCAGGTGAGTGCGGTGCGGATGGTCTGTGAGATCGCAGACGCTGACGCGTGATGTTTGCGGGACCATTCCTGCTTCTCGACAACGCCCAGGGCCAGCGCATGAAACCAGGGTGAACTCGCTATCCCTGTCGCGATCAGGATCACCGCAAGCACAGCCACAAGCACCCAGAGGTTCCCTCCGATGGCCCCGAGCCCACCCAGTGCCAGGCAGCAGACGGCGATGAGGTCGGCGAGCCGCTCAGAGAACACGAGCGCGACTCCGCGCGTCATCGGCAGGCCTGAGGTGTTGCTCGCGAGCCACGGCTTGAGAATCTCGCCCACCCGGCCCGGTGTGACCGACATGGTCTGCCCCGAAAGCTGCAGGTATAGTGCGTCCACAAACGAGACGGGGCGCCCCACGACACGCATCAGCGCACCCCAGCGCACGGCGCGAACGACGAAGCTGGCGAACGCCAGAGCGAGCATGTAGACCAACGTGGTGATAGGAAACGCCGCGAGCGCCCGCGCCATCGCCGGCGCGTCGGTGAGGAAGGCCATCGCCGCGTAGACCAAGACGCTGCCAAGGCCGGCCAGCACGATCCCACTCATGATGCGCTTCGAGTTCATGGTCTCCACAGCGGGCGTAGGGCTACAATGTCGAGGCTCAAGCGACCGATTCGAGAGTCGCGGCAGCACCGCCGAGGATTATCGCATTCATGGACTTCAGAGACGTCATACGGTTGATGCGGCCCCGCCAGTGGACCAAGAACCTCGTGGTCGCAGCGGGTCTTGTCTTCTCGGGCAAGCTGCTCGATACCGCGCTACTGGGCGAGACGGCTGTCGCGTTCGTGGTCTTCTGCCTTGGGACGAGCGCACTGTATGCGCTCAACGATGTTCTTGATGCAGATCGAGATCGCGCCCATCCCGTGAAATGTGACCGCCCGGTGGCATCCGGTCGGTTGGGCAAGCCGGCTGCCCTGGGCGTCTCGGCCGTACTGGCGATTGCGGCTTTCGCACTGGCGTTCTTCGTCGGTCCCGACTTCACCGCGGTGTTCGCGGCGTACGTCGTCCTTCAGTTGCTCTACACCTTCGCGCTCAAGAGCGTCTCAATCGTCGACATGCTGGTCATCGCCACCGGGTTCGTACTGCGCGCCGTCGCAGGCGCGGTCGCCATCGAGGTGCCGGTCTCGCCGTGGCTGGTTCTGTGCACGGGGCTGCTCATGCTCTTTCTCGCAGCAGCGAAGCGGCGTCATGAGATCGTGTTGTTGCGGGAGCGATCCGTCGCTCACCGTCCGGTGCTCTCCGAGTACTCAGCCGAACTGCTCGACAGCTTCATGGTGACGCTGTCGGCTGCCACGATCACCTCGTACGCGCTGTACACGTTCTTCGAGGAGCTCGCTCCTGACTATCTGCTCATGCTCACGATCCCGTTCGTGATATACGGCGTGCTCCGCTACCAGTACCTGGTGTTGAGCAAGGACGGCGGCGGTCGGCCCGAGGAGATACTCCTCTCGGACGGGCCCATCATCATCGACGTCGCGCTGTGGGTGACCGCTTCGGTCGCCGTCTTGTACATCGCCCCCCGATTCTTGAGCTAGGAGAGTTGCCCATGACCGACAGTCCGACGGCTCCCGCCAGATTCCTTGTCACCGGAGGCTCCGGATTCCTCGGCATCAACCTCATCCGTTCGCTGCTGGAGCGCGGGCATTCTGTGCGCTCACTCGACCTGCTCGAGTTCGACTACGAGGACTGTCGCGACCGCGTCGACTGGATCGTGGGCGACATCCGCAACGCGGACACAGCTGATCGATGCTGTCGCGATATCGACTTCGTCGTGCACTGCGCCGCAGCGTTGCCGCTCTACTCGCCAGACGACATTCGCACCACCGACGTCGATGGCACGCGACGGATGCTCGAGGCTGCCAAGAAGAACGGGGTGGCGCGCTTCGTCATGATCTCGTCCACGGCGGTCTACGGCATTCCGGATCATCATCCGCTCTACGAGGACGACCCGATGATCGGCGTCGGTCCGTACGGCGAGGCCAAGATCGCGGCGGAGGGCGTCTGCCGCGAGTTTCGCGAGAAGGGGATGTGTATCCCGATCATCCGTCCGAAGAGTTTCGTCGGTCCTGAGCGCCTGGGCGTCTTCGCGCTGTTCTACGACTGGGCTAGAACCGGGCACGGTTTTCCGATGATCGGCAGTGGGAAGAACCGATACCAGCTCCTTGACGTCGATGACCTCTGCGATGCCATCAGGTTGTGCTGCACTCTCGATGAGGCGGTCGTCAACGACACCTTTAACATCGGCGCCGCTGAGTTCACCACGATGGGTGAGGACTACCAGGCGGTGCTCGATCTCGCCGGCTTCGGGAAGAAGATTCACGGGTTCCCCGCAGCGCCCATGATCTGGACGCTTCGCGTACTCGAGGCGCTGCACCTGTCACCCCTTTACAAGTGGGTCTACGAGACGGCGTCGAAGGACTCTTTCGTCTCCATAGACAAGGCGCAGCAAGTGCTGGGATTCGCACCGAAGTACTCCAACAAGGACGCGCTGCTTCGAAACTACGAGTGGTACTGCGCTCATCTAGAGGAGTTCGAGGGTACGGGCGGGGTCTCGCATCGGGTGCCGTGGAAACAGGGGATTCTCTCGGTGGCGAAGCTGTTCTTCTAGGCGAGGCCGTTTGGGGTCGACCGGGGCGCGCCTCCGCTCACTCGCGTATACTCGCGCGTCACAAGACCATGCACGAGCGGGGAGCGAACATGAGCGAGAACACCTACCGAATCTGTCTGCTGCCGGGCGATGGCATCGGTCCCGAGATCACCGCTGAAGCCGTCAAGGTACTGGGCGCCATCGGTGCGTCCAACGGCGTCACGTTCGAGTTCGAGGAAGCGCTACTGGGCGGCGCGGCGATCGATGCGACCGGATCGGCGCTTCCCGACGCCACCCTGGAAGTCGCATATCGCTCGGACGCGGTGCTGCTTGCCGCAATCGGCGGCCCGAAGTGGGACACGACCGACCCTGCCAGGCCGCGCCCCGAGCAGGGGCTGCTCGGCATCCGAAAGGCGCTCGGACTGTTCGCGAATCTGCGCCCGGTCAAGATCTTCGACGCGCTTCGTGATGCATCCTCACTTAAGCCCGAGTACCTCGAAGGCGTCGATATGCTCATCGTGCGCGAGCTGACCGGGGGCTTGTACTTCGGCGACCGTGCTCGCGAAACGGGCGTCGAGGGAGCGGCCACTGGTGGCGGCGAGGGCATGCGTGCCTACGACACCATGCTGTACGCTGAGTACGAGATCGAGCGCATCGCACGCCTCGCGTTCCAGACCGCGCGCACGCGTCGCAATCGCGTCCACAGCGTCGATAAGGCCAACGTCCTCGAGTCCTCGCGCCTGTGGCGTGAGGTCGTGCACCGCCTGCACGCTGCGGAGTTCTCCGACGTCGAGCTCTTCGACCAGCTCGTCGACAACTCGGCCATGCAGCTCATCCGCACGCCCAACCAGTTCGACGTCATGGTCACCGAGAACATGTTCGGCGACATTCTCTCCGACGAGGCGTCGATGCTCACTGGGTCGCTCGGCATGCTTGCGAGCGCGTCGCTCGGCGACGGCACCGCGCTCTACGAGCCGAGCCACGGCTCCGCGCCAGATATCGCAGGTCAGGGCGTCGCGAACCCACTTGCGATGCTGCTCTCCGTCGAGCTGATGCTCCGTTACAGCTTCGATATGCATGCCGCCGCCGATGCGCTCGCAGCAGCGATCGAGGGCGTTCTCGCCGATGGCTGGCGCACGCGCGATATCGCGGATGCCGACACGCCCGCCGACAAGATCGTGGGTACCGTAGCGATGGGCGACCTCGTGCTGGTGGCGCTGGGCTAGGACTCAGTTACGGCCGACTGCGAGCGCTTGAGCGCCACATCGATTCCCACCGCCGCAATGACCACCACCAACGGCATCACCGGAAAGTGGTAGCGGTGGTACGAGATGACGATCGCGTGGATAGTGAGTGAGTAGAGCGGCAGCGAGATCAGTAACAGCGTATCGAGGCGTCGTGGGGCGAGCGCGACCCCGAGCGCGAATGCGGCGAGCAGTACGAGTTGCATCGCCCACGCGAGCGTGAACGGCACACCTCTGAGCGCCGTCGGCGAGACGGCATGCGGCCGAAGCACCGACATCAGTACCGCACGAGCGCGCGCCCCGACAAGGGACGGCAGTAGCCCTTCGGCTCGTACCCTGGCAACCAGCGCATCGGTCTCCTGTGCGAAGTAGCTCGCGAGTTGCGACTCATCGCGGACCACCGCTTGTCCGCCCGACAGGATCTGGCGCGTGTAGACCGCGATCCGCTGTTGCTCCACAGTGGGCTTCGGTGCGCTCGAGCGCCATGGTAGCGGGAGTGGTTCATCGACGTCCATCCGAATCGCCTCGATGGTGGTGACCGCCGCACCAGTCGTGAACGGAACGAACCTGTCGTAGATCGACCCATTACGCAGCCACCACGGTGTGATGACCGCGATAACGACAAGCCCGAGCAGGGCGCTCTGCAGAAGGACCTTCTTCACTTGCGACCGTCGCGCCACCACCACGCAAAGCGCGGCGAAAG containing:
- a CDS encoding glycosyltransferase family 39 protein, whose product is MQQGPQASSYRTSRTAIGILVVVLAIRLLAALFIIPTVTADAEGYEAAAIRVFETGSFAYPPMTSSYWETTSDGVLRVSQAGHALLGGIERNAYTMPGYPIVRAAVMAATPSDGPARIATRLLQALLSTLVAWVAYLLGRRFSERAGLLALLGCALYPPFTLANSYLLTEVVFTAVLIASVYAVVRWSDDLDTRWALAAGALFGVSLYIRPTMALWIPFAALCVVVARRSQVKKVLLQSALLGLVVIAVITPWWLRNGSIYDRFVPFTTGAAVTTIEAIRMDVDEPLPLPWRSSAPKPTVEQQRIAVYTRQILSGGQAVVRDESQLASYFAQETDALVARVRAEGLLPSLVGARARAVLMSVLRPHAVSPTALRGVPFTLAWAMQLVLLAAFALGVALAPRRLDTLLLISLPLYSLTIHAIVISYHRYHFPVMPLVVVIAAVGIDVALKRSQSAVTES
- the leuB gene encoding 3-isopropylmalate dehydrogenase, translating into MSENTYRICLLPGDGIGPEITAEAVKVLGAIGASNGVTFEFEEALLGGAAIDATGSALPDATLEVAYRSDAVLLAAIGGPKWDTTDPARPRPEQGLLGIRKALGLFANLRPVKIFDALRDASSLKPEYLEGVDMLIVRELTGGLYFGDRARETGVEGAATGGGEGMRAYDTMLYAEYEIERIARLAFQTARTRRNRVHSVDKANVLESSRLWREVVHRLHAAEFSDVELFDQLVDNSAMQLIRTPNQFDVMVTENMFGDILSDEASMLTGSLGMLASASLGDGTALYEPSHGSAPDIAGQGVANPLAMLLSVELMLRYSFDMHAAADALAAAIEGVLADGWRTRDIADADTPADKIVGTVAMGDLVLVALG